Proteins co-encoded in one Malus sylvestris chromosome 7, drMalSylv7.2, whole genome shotgun sequence genomic window:
- the LOC126630305 gene encoding probable F-box protein At1g44080: MDYNRLSFLHNYQRWSSPFHATSDFFLHTKIVDWANLPTDVLSLIYDRLSVASDCIQFMAVCRSWRCMKKDRKYKRARLTTPMVFVSERKENTWNVYDFVNNQVLGFQLKLPKTRFCGSSNGWIITVENFVVTLRNPQYDVKGRTERPSIIRLPPLKPQVNYKLRGYAKAHSDYFVIKATMSTDPISNSKDCIVMVLYEPLSQLAFIRLGKDTRWTYIDKYGDEIYLWIKDVVLIEDKIYFVDSRSRLWAFESTSKSTVDVQLVATGIADRPQKMYLVGSKKKGLLMIYRFSEYGRFTRESRKFRIFELNSNDEWIEKNDLGDIALFVGDNNSVFVVASMHSRCQSNCIYFVNDNDGIQCRHTFDDFGVYNVKSQSVTKPAHLRNPVKRTRYPPFMFQPTVYM, encoded by the coding sequence ATTGGGCGAACTTGCCAACAGATGTTTTGTCTTTGATTTACGACAGGTTGTCTGTTGCATCTGATTGCATACAATTCATGGCCGTTTGCAGGTCATGGCGTTGTATGAAAAAGGACAGAAAATATAAACGTGCTAGGTTGACAACTCCAATGGTCTTTGTTTCTGAGAGGAAAGAAAATACATGGAATGTATATGATTTTGTGAACAATCAAGTCCTTGGTTTTCAATTAAAATTACCAAAGACGCGATTTTGTGGGTCTTCCAATGGATGGATAATAACAGTGGAGAATTTTGTAGTAACCCTAAGGAATCCACAATATGATGTTAAAGGGAGGACAGAGAGGCCTTCAATCATTCGCCTTCCTCCACTAAAACCTCAAGTTAATTACAAACTACGAGGTTATGCTAAAGCTCATTCTGACTATTTTGTCATCAAGGCTACGATGTCAACAGACCCGATCTCAAACTCCAAAGATTGCATTGTTATGGTTCTGTATGAGCCTCTTAGTCAATTGGCTTTTATTAGGCTTGGTAAAGACACAAGGTGGACATATATTGATAAGTATGGTGATGAAATCTATCTGTGGATTAAAGATGTTGTTCTAATTGAAGATAAGATTTACTTCGTCGATAGTCGGAGCAGACTTTGGGCTTTTGAATCTACATCCAAATCCACCGTAGATGTACAATTGGTTGCTACTGGAATAGCAGATCGACCTCAAAAAATGTATCTTGTcggttcaaagaagaaaggatTATTGATGATTTACAGATTTAGTGAGTATGGACGGTTTACCCGCGAGTCGAGGAAGTTTAGAATTTTTGAATTGAATTCTAATGACGAGTGGATTGAGAAAAACGACTTAGGTGATATTGCTTTGTTTGTGGGTGATAACAATTCAGTATTTGTGGTTGCTTCAATGCATTCAAGATGTCAGTCAAACTGCATATACTTTGTCAATGACAACGATGGTATACAATGTCGACATACATTTGACGATTTTGGGGTGTATAATGTCAAAAGTCAAAGCGTTACAAAACCTGCACATTTGAGGAACCCAGTGAAGAGGACGAGGTACCCTCCATTTATGTTTCAACCAACTGTTTACATGTAA